In Colwellia sp. M166, a genomic segment contains:
- a CDS encoding ATP-binding protein: MRVRQILFNLIGNALKFTTTSKEKRGVVTLTIDEIEKNDYVSNVNFKISDNGIGINEENQQNLFQPFTQAERSTTRKYGGTGLGLAISGKLSNLMGGRITLSSKLHLGSTFDVDIPFWKSQETRAMDITELDSINVKLVSFSNQDNERETRIKNHLIREGANVISVHSPIGELFEEKSDVLLIIINNLSEEKQKLTTLLHTIKQYQNIIITFTTEDMEQGRQQFNQIRLINIESLTRQLLIENIYKTKQQSLEINIDNLDLDLDLDLDLDLDLDLDQLTLLSNNTARKKQQNVKQNNNKLKSGILVVEDNPMNQKLITMQLKNIGYHCDVADNGEDGKTKWHSGSYKLIITDCHMPIMDGYEMTRNIRELEGSENRAAIPIVAVTGAAMTGDSQHCYDSGMNDFVSKPIQQSDLRAILKKWYPHE; this comes from the coding sequence ATGCGGGTCAGACAAATTTTGTTTAACTTGATTGGCAATGCTTTAAAGTTTACCACTACAAGCAAAGAAAAAAGAGGTGTTGTCACACTCACAATTGATGAAATAGAAAAAAATGATTATGTTAGTAATGTTAACTTTAAAATAAGCGACAACGGTATTGGTATTAATGAAGAGAATCAACAAAACCTCTTCCAACCATTTACTCAGGCTGAACGCTCAACGACGAGAAAATATGGCGGTACTGGATTAGGTTTAGCTATATCTGGAAAACTATCAAATTTAATGGGCGGACGAATAACCTTAAGCAGTAAATTACATCTAGGTTCAACATTTGATGTTGACATACCGTTTTGGAAATCCCAAGAAACCAGAGCAATGGATATCACTGAACTCGACTCTATCAATGTGAAGCTAGTCAGTTTTTCAAATCAAGACAATGAAAGAGAAACTCGCATTAAAAATCACTTAATTAGAGAAGGTGCTAATGTAATTTCAGTTCACTCTCCTATAGGTGAACTATTTGAAGAAAAAAGTGATGTTCTGTTAATCATCATAAATAACTTATCAGAAGAAAAACAGAAATTAACAACCCTTTTACACACCATCAAACAATATCAAAATATAATAATCACTTTCACGACAGAAGATATGGAGCAAGGTCGTCAACAATTTAATCAAATTCGACTAATAAATATAGAGTCGCTAACTCGACAACTGTTAATTGAAAATATTTATAAGACAAAGCAGCAAAGTTTAGAAATTAATATCGACAATTTAGACCTTGATTTAGACCTTGATTTAGACCTTGATTTAGACCTTGATTTAGACCAGTTGACATTATTATCAAACAACACGGCACGTAAAAAGCAACAAAATGTAAAACAAAACAATAATAAATTGAAAAGCGGCATCTTAGTTGTTGAAGACAATCCAATGAACCAAAAACTTATTACCATGCAACTAAAAAATATCGGTTACCACTGCGATGTTGCAGACAATGGCGAAGATGGAAAAACAAAATGGCATAGCGGTAGCTATAAATTAATTATTACAGACTGCCATATGCCAATTATGGACGGCTATGAAATGACCCGCAACATTAGAGAGTTAGAAGGCTCTGAAAACAGAGCAGCAATACCAATAGTTGCGGTTACTGGTGCTGCAATGACTGGAGACTCTCAGCATTGTTATGACTCAGGTATGAATGACTTTGTCAGCAAACCCATCCAGCAAAGTGATCTGCGCGCAATATTAAAAAAGTGGTACCCTCATGAGTAA
- the nadA gene encoding quinolinate synthase NadA, protein MTQANLAVDFDFQFPQKPAPLSDVEREEYKARIKILLKEKNAVLVAHYYTDPEIQALAEETGGCVADSLEMARFGNNHPAETLIVAGVRFMGETAKVLTPEKTVVMPTLEATCSLDLGCPIEEFNAFCDQHPDRTVVVYANTSTAVKARADWIVTSSCALEIVEHLDDLGEKILWGPDRHLGSYIEKQTGADMIMWQGACIVHDEFKTKALHDMKALHPDAAVLVHPESPAEIIELADAVGSTSQLIKAAQELANKKFIVATDRGIFYKMQQLCPDKEFFEAPTAGEGATCRSCAHCPWMAMNGLKEIEQALLDPQGREVFVDMSLRTGALKSLDRMLNFNAEMKKK, encoded by the coding sequence ATGACCCAAGCAAATTTAGCCGTTGACTTTGACTTTCAATTTCCACAAAAGCCTGCACCATTAAGTGATGTAGAGCGTGAAGAGTATAAAGCACGCATCAAAATATTATTGAAAGAAAAAAATGCTGTGTTGGTCGCTCATTATTATACTGATCCCGAAATTCAAGCACTAGCTGAAGAAACCGGCGGTTGTGTTGCTGACTCACTAGAAATGGCAAGGTTTGGCAATAACCACCCTGCAGAAACGCTAATTGTTGCTGGGGTGCGCTTTATGGGCGAAACGGCAAAAGTATTAACCCCTGAAAAAACAGTGGTGATGCCGACTTTAGAAGCTACGTGTTCGTTAGACCTAGGCTGTCCGATTGAAGAGTTTAATGCTTTTTGTGACCAACACCCTGACAGAACAGTTGTTGTTTATGCTAATACCTCGACAGCGGTAAAGGCACGAGCAGATTGGATTGTTACCTCTTCGTGTGCCCTAGAAATTGTTGAGCATCTTGATGACTTAGGTGAAAAAATTCTTTGGGGACCAGACCGTCACTTAGGTTCTTACATTGAAAAGCAAACCGGCGCTGATATGATAATGTGGCAGGGCGCTTGTATTGTTCATGATGAATTCAAAACTAAAGCCTTACATGATATGAAGGCACTTCATCCCGACGCTGCTGTTCTTGTTCACCCAGAATCACCGGCAGAAATTATAGAACTTGCTGATGCTGTAGGCTCAACGAGCCAATTGATAAAAGCGGCACAGGAGCTAGCAAATAAAAAGTTTATTGTTGCTACTGATCGCGGTATTTTTTATAAAATGCAGCAGCTGTGTCCAGATAAAGAATTTTTTGAAGCTCCTACGGCTGGCGAAGGAGCAACATGTCGTAGCTGTGCACATTGCCCTTGGATGGCGATGAATGGCTTAAAAGAAATAGAGCAAGCATTACTTGATCCACAAGGGCGAGAAGTCTTTGTTGATATGTCACTACGTACAGGTGCCCTTAAATCACTTGATCGCATGTTAAACTTTAATGCTGAGATGAAAAAGAAGTAA
- the ybgF gene encoding tol-pal system protein YbgF, translating to MKPNSILFGMSFAVATNLVVAAEPAPVIEVMAGTPTNGAKASLSEQLVSLERKLDARNRAQVNVQRQLDDLQNEVNELRGITELHTYQLSQVLDRQRELYQELDRRVSEALKPANKVPAAIAATTNSVGKVNYSNNLTENEAYDRAVNMVLKDKRYEQAIPEFEAFNQKYPNSTYAANAHYWLGQLLFNKGELTKARQEFDLVVSDYPDSSKRSDAMLKLAMVEQKENNPAKAITIYQKLIAEYPNSSAAKLAQPRLNSLKP from the coding sequence ATGAAACCCAATAGCATTCTATTCGGGATGTCCTTTGCTGTTGCTACCAATTTGGTAGTGGCGGCAGAACCAGCTCCTGTTATTGAAGTAATGGCTGGTACACCTACCAATGGTGCCAAAGCAAGCTTAAGTGAACAGCTGGTGAGCCTTGAGCGTAAGCTTGATGCACGCAATCGAGCACAAGTTAATGTTCAGCGACAGTTAGATGACTTACAAAATGAAGTTAATGAACTACGCGGTATAACAGAGCTACACACCTATCAACTGAGTCAAGTACTAGATCGGCAGCGTGAGCTTTATCAAGAACTTGATCGCAGAGTATCTGAAGCACTAAAACCAGCAAATAAAGTCCCTGCTGCAATTGCTGCAACCACTAATAGTGTCGGTAAGGTAAATTACAGTAATAACTTAACTGAAAATGAAGCCTATGATCGTGCTGTAAATATGGTGCTCAAAGATAAACGCTACGAACAAGCAATACCTGAGTTTGAAGCCTTTAATCAAAAGTACCCTAATTCGACTTATGCGGCGAATGCACATTATTGGTTAGGACAATTATTGTTTAATAAAGGTGAGTTGACTAAAGCACGACAAGAATTTGATTTAGTGGTTAGTGATTATCCTGATTCTAGTAAACGTAGTGATGCAATGTTGAAATTGGCTATGGTTGAACAAAAAGAGAATAACCCAGCCAAAGCTATTACAATTTATCAAAAGCTAATAGCTGAATACCCGAATTCAAGCGCGGCTAAACTAGCACAACCAAGGTTAAATAGCTTAAAACCATAA
- a CDS encoding HIT domain-containing protein — MSEQFQLHHQLANDCFVIADLPLSQLLLCNDSAFPWFILVPKVDDIQDIYQLDWQQQQQLLNESSMLSEILMQEFKGDKMNVAALGNVVPQLHMHHIVRFKNDACWPKPVWGQQALTPYTDEALAEIKLRILPKLLTILSTKN; from the coding sequence ATGAGTGAACAATTTCAATTACACCACCAATTAGCCAATGACTGTTTTGTTATTGCCGATTTGCCGCTTTCTCAATTACTACTGTGTAATGATAGTGCGTTTCCGTGGTTTATATTAGTGCCAAAAGTTGATGATATTCAAGATATTTATCAACTTGACTGGCAGCAGCAGCAGCAGCTTTTAAATGAGTCAAGTATGCTAAGTGAGATACTTATGCAAGAGTTTAAAGGTGATAAAATGAATGTAGCAGCGCTAGGCAATGTAGTACCGCAATTGCATATGCACCATATTGTACGTTTTAAGAATGATGCTTGCTGGCCAAAACCTGTTTGGGGTCAGCAAGCGCTAACACCTTATACTGATGAAGCATTAGCTGAAATTAAGCTACGTATACTACCTAAGCTATTGACAATATTATCAACTAAGAATTAA
- the ylqF gene encoding ribosome biogenesis GTPase YlqF: MSRTGIQWFPGHMHKAQREIKEILPQIDVVIEVCDARLPFSSENPMITEIRGDKPLIKILNKSDLADPKVTEQWLSYLESQHNVKAIALTTESPSVAKTLPNLIRKLAPNKDEAGKQINAVIMGIPNVGKSTLLNTLVGKAKAKVGNEPAVTKGQQRIRLDDGLYLYDTPGMLWPKIVNENSGYRLAITSAVKDTAFDHEEIACFAAEYLLAAYPERLKERYKLDDLPEQDVELIEAIGRRRGCVKSGGHIDFHKASEILINEIRDKTLGAITFETPEMVLAEVIHFDKVEADKVAAREAKKIARGRGRRNKR, from the coding sequence ATGAGTAGAACTGGTATACAGTGGTTCCCAGGGCATATGCATAAAGCCCAAAGAGAGATTAAAGAAATTTTACCGCAAATTGATGTGGTGATTGAAGTTTGCGATGCTCGTTTACCCTTTAGTAGCGAAAACCCTATGATCACTGAAATTCGTGGGGATAAGCCTTTAATTAAAATTCTAAATAAGTCTGATTTGGCTGATCCAAAAGTTACTGAACAATGGCTTAGTTATTTAGAATCTCAACATAATGTTAAAGCGATTGCTCTGACAACAGAATCGCCATCTGTTGCTAAGACTTTACCAAATTTAATCCGGAAATTAGCGCCAAATAAAGATGAAGCTGGTAAACAAATTAATGCCGTGATCATGGGGATACCTAATGTTGGAAAATCTACCTTGCTTAATACCTTAGTAGGCAAAGCTAAGGCAAAGGTAGGTAATGAGCCAGCAGTCACCAAAGGACAGCAAAGAATTCGTTTGGATGACGGTTTATATTTATATGATACCCCTGGTATGCTTTGGCCGAAGATAGTTAATGAAAATAGTGGTTATCGCTTAGCTATTACTAGTGCTGTTAAAGATACGGCTTTCGATCATGAAGAAATTGCCTGTTTTGCCGCTGAATATTTGCTAGCTGCTTACCCTGAACGTTTAAAAGAGCGTTATAAGCTTGATGATTTACCAGAGCAGGACGTCGAGTTAATTGAAGCCATAGGTAGGCGTCGCGGTTGTGTTAAAAGTGGTGGACATATCGACTTTCATAAAGCTTCTGAAATATTAATTAATGAAATTCGTGATAAAACTTTGGGTGCTATTACTTTTGAAACACCTGAAATGGTGCTTGCTGAGGTTATTCATTTCGATAAAGTTGAGGCGGATAAAGTTGCCGCTAGAGAGGCAAAAAAGATAGCGCGAGGTCGAGGTCGTCGGAATAAGCGTTAA
- a CDS encoding PAS domain-containing protein, with translation MNESLKLLHSSPFPMLLLNRKGVIKAVNSALTQFLNVSISNIEQNHLFEYFCPLDHNPNNSITADSQIYVYASKNKNINNIMRLNINTSPEDQYYWVLLTKEKNWQLDYWEIEESLSRLTNTISATNFGIWEYNIADKEALFSNKFKEIIQINIEQQLSWEMFIDAIYIEDQLLFNNSIKTHVAYLTPLDFEFRMLLDNKIHWFSIKGETFFNDKQPICTMGTLSDCSHRKQIVHELNNAIESNNIAMEISKVGTWYAELNLHNDWIWTWDILTSEMFGFNNKNTGTDDFDKWATCLHPDDEMRVTSTLLNSLETGKVFSESFRAILAGGKISYFIGKGRVRQNENNENYRIDGIFFDETPIQSTQRKLKNLNLKLEERVNERTLELEQAKIKAEKASQIKTEFLSMMSHELRTPMNAVIGSLDLLQSTKQTYEAKDLIDTAKTSAENLC, from the coding sequence TTGAATGAGTCACTTAAGCTGTTGCATAGCAGCCCCTTCCCAATGTTGTTGCTCAATAGGAAGGGGGTTATTAAAGCCGTTAATAGTGCTCTCACTCAATTTCTTAATGTTTCCATAAGTAATATTGAACAAAATCATCTATTCGAATATTTTTGCCCCCTAGATCATAACCCTAATAATAGTATTACAGCTGACTCTCAAATTTATGTTTATGCTAGTAAAAATAAGAACATCAATAACATAATGCGTCTGAATATCAATACAAGTCCAGAAGATCAGTATTATTGGGTCTTACTCACTAAAGAAAAAAATTGGCAACTTGATTATTGGGAAATAGAAGAATCTCTTTCTCGGCTTACCAATACAATATCAGCAACCAACTTTGGTATATGGGAATATAATATTGCAGACAAAGAGGCTTTATTTTCAAATAAGTTTAAAGAAATTATACAAATTAATATTGAGCAGCAATTAAGCTGGGAAATGTTTATTGACGCCATCTATATAGAAGATCAATTACTATTTAATAACAGTATTAAGACACATGTTGCCTATTTAACTCCTTTAGACTTTGAATTTCGCATGCTGCTAGATAATAAAATTCACTGGTTCAGTATTAAGGGAGAAACCTTTTTTAATGACAAACAGCCAATATGCACAATGGGCACACTATCTGATTGTAGCCATAGAAAACAAATTGTCCATGAATTAAACAATGCAATTGAAAGCAATAATATTGCGATGGAAATAAGCAAGGTAGGTACCTGGTACGCGGAATTAAATTTACACAATGATTGGATATGGACTTGGGATATATTAACAAGCGAAATGTTTGGTTTTAATAATAAAAATACGGGGACAGATGATTTTGATAAATGGGCTACGTGTTTACATCCTGACGATGAGATGAGGGTAACATCTACTTTGCTCAATTCATTGGAAACAGGCAAGGTCTTTTCAGAAAGCTTTCGAGCCATACTTGCAGGCGGTAAAATAAGCTACTTCATAGGTAAAGGTCGTGTTAGACAGAATGAAAATAATGAAAATTATCGAATTGACGGGATATTTTTTGATGAAACACCAATACAGAGCACACAAAGGAAATTAAAAAATCTTAATTTAAAATTAGAAGAAAGAGTTAATGAACGTACACTTGAGCTAGAACAAGCAAAAATCAAAGCAGAAAAGGCTAGCCAAATAAAAACTGAATTCCTTTCTATGATGAGTCATGAATTACGGACCCCGATGAATGCGGTAATTGGCTCTTTAGATCTATTACAGTCCACTAAACAAACTTACGAAGCAAAAGATCTCATCGATACAGCCAAAACCTCTGCTGAAAACCTCTGCTGA
- the pal gene encoding peptidoglycan-associated lipoprotein Pal → MRLNKTVKALAIVLPIMALSACSSSDSASEDASAMQTNEAAMAEQKARDEAERVKVAAMQRADEIEAKKRQEIERLRSEHIVYFDFDKSSVSADFSAVLDAHAKFLNENSNVNVLIEGHADERGTPEYNIALGERRAKAIETYLENMGVSASQLSTVSYGEEKPMVKDRSEGAFAKNRRAVLVY, encoded by the coding sequence ATGCGCTTGAATAAAACAGTAAAAGCTTTAGCAATTGTTTTACCTATTATGGCTTTATCAGCCTGTAGTTCATCAGATTCAGCTAGCGAAGATGCTAGTGCAATGCAAACTAACGAAGCCGCAATGGCTGAGCAAAAGGCTCGTGACGAAGCTGAACGCGTAAAAGTTGCCGCAATGCAGCGAGCAGATGAAATCGAAGCTAAAAAACGTCAAGAAATTGAAAGATTACGTTCAGAACACATTGTTTATTTTGATTTTGATAAATCATCAGTAAGTGCAGATTTTTCTGCTGTTCTTGATGCACACGCGAAGTTTCTTAATGAAAATTCAAATGTTAATGTGTTAATTGAAGGTCATGCTGATGAGCGTGGTACGCCAGAGTACAATATTGCCTTAGGCGAGCGACGTGCAAAAGCTATCGAAACTTATCTAGAAAATATGGGCGTTTCAGCTTCACAGTTAAGTACTGTAAGTTATGGCGAAGAAAAGCCTATGGTTAAAGATCGCAGTGAAGGCGCGTTTGCTAAAAACCGTCGTGCCGTATTGGTCTACTAA
- the megL gene encoding methionine gamma-lyase, producing MSTSKHIETQAIHAGRINDEQFGSLATPLYQTSTFIFENAQQGADRFAGEAEGYIYSRLGNPTTRQLEMRVAAMEEMEDAAATATGMGAVSGALLANLSCGDHLISSKAVYGCSFALMNHQLTRWGIEVSFVDMAKPAEVEAAIKPNTKVIFLETPVNPNLAVYDLAAIGKIAQQHKIISVVDNTFLTPVLQQPKKYGIDIVVHSATKYLNGHGDVVAGIICGSNEMIMNIKMTVLKDIGATMSPHDAWLIMRGLKTLPIRMERHCNNAQIIAEFLESHEKVAQVYYPGLKSHPGHKFIGSQMKAAGGVIAFEIDSDLAGGSDFINRMQLFSIAVSLGDAESLIQHPASMTHSPYTQEERVAAGISDSLIRISVGLENVDDLLADLSQSLAMIK from the coding sequence ATGTCGACAAGTAAGCATATTGAAACTCAAGCTATTCATGCTGGCCGAATTAATGACGAGCAATTTGGTTCATTAGCCACACCACTTTATCAAACCTCAACCTTTATCTTTGAAAACGCACAACAAGGTGCAGATAGATTTGCAGGCGAAGCAGAAGGCTATATTTATAGCCGCTTAGGCAACCCTACCACTCGACAATTAGAAATGCGGGTTGCTGCAATGGAAGAAATGGAAGACGCTGCAGCAACAGCTACTGGCATGGGCGCAGTATCTGGCGCGCTCTTGGCCAACTTGTCATGCGGTGACCATTTGATTTCTTCAAAAGCAGTTTATGGTTGCTCATTTGCGCTGATGAATCATCAATTAACCCGTTGGGGCATTGAAGTTAGCTTTGTTGACATGGCTAAACCCGCAGAAGTCGAAGCGGCGATAAAACCAAACACTAAAGTGATATTTTTAGAAACACCGGTAAATCCTAATTTGGCGGTATATGACTTGGCTGCAATAGGTAAAATTGCCCAGCAACACAAGATTATTTCTGTCGTCGACAATACCTTTTTAACACCGGTACTACAACAACCTAAAAAATATGGCATTGACATAGTCGTACATAGCGCCACAAAATATTTAAATGGTCACGGTGATGTGGTTGCCGGCATTATTTGTGGTAGCAATGAAATGATCATGAACATTAAAATGACGGTTTTAAAGGATATCGGTGCGACGATGAGCCCACATGATGCATGGTTGATCATGCGAGGTCTGAAAACCTTACCAATACGTATGGAACGCCATTGTAACAACGCTCAAATAATTGCCGAGTTTTTAGAAAGTCACGAAAAAGTAGCACAAGTTTACTATCCTGGTTTAAAAAGTCATCCAGGGCATAAGTTTATTGGTTCACAAATGAAAGCCGCTGGCGGTGTTATTGCCTTTGAAATTGATAGTGACTTAGCGGGTGGTAGTGACTTTATTAACCGCATGCAGCTATTCTCAATTGCGGTAAGTTTAGGCGATGCTGAGTCACTTATTCAGCACCCTGCTTCAATGACACACTCTCCATATACCCAAGAAGAACGTGTAGCTGCAGGCATCAGTGATAGTTTAATTAGAATATCTGTTGGACTTGAAAACGTCGATGATTTACTAGCAGATTTGAGTCAATCACTTGCAATGATAAAATAA
- a CDS encoding Hpt domain-containing protein has product MSKAQVKVLNKNVMLNLIGNEPETIKQFEIDFIKQAHEAMKNIIVQYNHNDFEQIKATAHFLKTSAHAISAEQVADLLESLEEVSFLHDKAKCKEHIILINSAIKQVYKEILDEN; this is encoded by the coding sequence ATGAGTAAAGCGCAAGTAAAAGTCTTAAATAAAAATGTCATGCTTAACTTAATTGGCAACGAACCTGAAACCATTAAACAATTTGAAATTGATTTCATTAAACAAGCGCACGAAGCAATGAAGAATATAATTGTTCAATATAATCACAATGATTTTGAGCAAATAAAAGCAACAGCACACTTTTTAAAAACATCTGCACATGCCATTAGCGCTGAACAAGTTGCTGATTTATTAGAAAGCCTTGAAGAAGTCTCTTTTCTACATGACAAAGCAAAATGTAAGGAACACATAATTTTAATAAATAGTGCAATAAAGCAAGTTTATAAGGAAATTCTAGATGAAAACTAA
- a CDS encoding response regulator: MKTKSTPFSTRHPKVVMVFEKEDDISGISAIISNNINEYRAIPLDDETNNFLDETKPSIIIFALSTVDQCIEYYSELLADKHLKNPHFAILLCKNKESGLAFRCCMKGLFDNYFIFQPLFEKLRLLMIIQSGLVQCKVKDSFDEFNNATFEQFDENITKLIDESSQCKRDLLDRLNKLDSSIVQVEQKAEQLGISKPKINHEPLSSSPQELISSIKQNCVEPLLKHLEDDIKTSLDNIIQQLLTQQIAMKTAATKSKGLIHHVPSIKKRNTLKEELHNEQDQEKHAEASGGSKGLIHHTPSLKKRDEAKDLTSNAGESEQCIAPITEAAATERNKKKVLIVEDNALYRELLKSVLGKESYEITEAEDGLQALKIIKDNTFDLIIMDLFMPNLDGLNATKQIRQLSQGIDIPVIALTGNKNKENVKKWAHYGLKGYIIKPSNREEILKTVRSALING, from the coding sequence ATGAAAACTAAATCAACACCATTTTCAACACGCCATCCTAAGGTGGTTATGGTTTTCGAAAAAGAAGATGATATATCTGGCATCTCAGCAATAATTTCTAACAACATCAATGAATATAGAGCCATCCCCTTAGATGATGAAACCAACAACTTCCTTGATGAAACTAAACCTTCTATTATAATTTTTGCCTTATCGACCGTGGATCAATGTATTGAATATTATTCTGAACTGCTGGCAGATAAACATTTAAAAAATCCGCACTTTGCTATTTTACTTTGTAAAAATAAAGAGTCGGGCCTCGCTTTTCGTTGTTGCATGAAAGGCCTTTTTGATAACTACTTTATCTTTCAGCCATTGTTCGAAAAATTAAGACTATTGATGATAATTCAAAGTGGCTTAGTACAATGTAAAGTGAAAGACTCATTCGATGAGTTTAATAATGCAACTTTTGAACAATTTGATGAAAATATTACTAAGCTAATAGATGAAAGCAGTCAATGTAAACGTGATCTACTGGATAGATTAAATAAACTAGATAGTAGTATAGTTCAGGTTGAACAGAAGGCTGAGCAACTAGGTATTAGTAAGCCAAAAATCAATCATGAACCACTGAGCTCGTCACCGCAGGAATTAATTTCTTCAATAAAACAAAACTGCGTAGAGCCATTATTGAAGCATCTTGAGGATGATATAAAAACCAGTTTAGACAATATCATTCAACAGTTGCTTACACAGCAAATAGCGATGAAAACAGCTGCGACTAAATCCAAAGGTTTAATACACCACGTACCTTCGATAAAAAAGAGAAACACACTTAAAGAAGAATTACATAATGAACAAGACCAAGAAAAGCACGCAGAAGCCTCAGGGGGAAGCAAAGGCTTGATACATCATACCCCTTCATTGAAAAAAAGAGACGAAGCAAAGGATCTCACAAGTAATGCTGGAGAAAGCGAGCAATGTATAGCGCCAATAACTGAAGCTGCTGCAACTGAAAGGAATAAGAAAAAAGTGTTAATCGTTGAGGATAATGCTTTATATAGAGAGCTGCTAAAAAGCGTACTAGGTAAAGAGAGCTATGAAATCACTGAAGCAGAAGACGGTCTGCAAGCACTCAAAATAATTAAAGACAATACATTCGATTTAATTATCATGGATTTATTTATGCCAAACCTTGATGGGCTAAATGCGACAAAACAAATACGACAATTATCACAAGGAATTGACATTCCCGTTATTGCATTAACCGGTAATAAAAACAAAGAAAATGTAAAGAAATGGGCTCATTACGGGCTAAAAGGCTACATCATAAAACCATCAAACAGAGAAGAGATTTTAAAGACTGTAAGGTCAGCTCTCATTAACGGTTAA